Proteins encoded in a region of the Bactrocera tryoni isolate S06 chromosome 4, CSIRO_BtryS06_freeze2, whole genome shotgun sequence genome:
- the LOC120774720 gene encoding tRNA-dihydrouridine(20) synthase [NAD(P)+]-like codes for MNLKSYLRLLKKMTVGGNGTSLDYRNKVIMAPMVRVGTLPMRLMALEFGADIVYTEELIDLKLMRSKRRVNAALGTIDFVDRSDGTIVFRTCAKERQQLVLQLGTSDAERALSVGKLVENDIAGLDINMGCPKEFSIKGGMGVALLAQPDKAEHILTTLCKNLSIPVTCKIRILPDLNDTIKLVQRFATTGIAAIAIHGRTRDERPQHAPHPDFIREIAKAVNIPVIANGGSKEFQKYKDLIRFRDLCGATSVMVGRAAQLNVSIFRKEGMLPMDDIIVKYLKLSVDYDNAAHNTKYCVQNILKELQESPRGKQFLQCQTLQQMCEIWSLGDYCYRKQLELQERGNFGRREVAPGMIPDDDTSEGPEIKRQKMDIPPLEADVVQHNIAFLRSNYNSDTELPKTKLYTYAGRNNISIAQYETQRIDKLFRAICTFNGKRYTSSFWEKNKKQAEQGAALVCLLDIGEVTEDDLIKNGSILR; via the exons ATGAATTTAAAGAGTTATTtacgtttattaaaaaaaatgacagTGGGAGGAAATGGCACAAGTTTGGACTATCGCAATAAGGTAATAATGGCGCCGATGGTTCGAGTTGGAACTTTACCAATGCGTTTGATGGCTTTGGAATTCGGTGCAGACATTGTTTATACAGAagaattaattgatttaaaGTTAATGCGAAGCAAGAGACGTGTAAATG CTGCATTGGGCACCATTGACTTTGTTGACAGAAGTGATGGAACAATTGTATTTCGCACTTGTGCAAAGGAACGACAACAACTTGTGCTGCAGTTGGGAACAAGTGACGCAGAACGCGCATTAAGCGTAGGCAAACTAGTAGAAAATGACATTGCTGGGCTAGACATAAATATGGGATGCCCCAAAGAATTCTCCATAAAAGGAGGAATGGGTGTAGCACTACTTGCTCAACCAGATAAGGCGGAGCACATCCTAACAACACTATGCAAAAATTTGAGCATTCCAGTAACCTGCAAAATTAG aatTTTACCAGACCTCAACGATACGATCAAATTGGTGCAGCGTTTTGCAACTACAGGAATAGCTGCTATTGCGATACATGGGCGTACGCGGGATGAACGACCACAGCACGCGCCACATCCAG attttatacgAGAAATTGCGAAGGCGGTCAATATACCAGTGATTGCAAATGGCGGTTCCAAAGAGTTTCAGAAATATAAAGACTTAATAAGATTTCGCGATTTGTGCGGTGCTACTAGTGTTATGGTGGGTAGAGCTGCACAGTTGAATGTTTCTATTTTTCGAAAAGAAg GAATGCTGCCTATGGATGATATTATTGTTAAGTATTTAAAGCTGAGTGTCGACTACGATAACGCAGCACATAACACGAAATATTGCGTGCAAAACATATTAAAAGAGTTGCAAGAATCACCGCGTGgtaaacaatttttacaatgtCAGACGCTACAACAAATGTG TGAAATCTGGTCGCTGGGCGATTATTGTTATCGCAAACAATTGGAACTGCAAGAGCGCGGAAACTTTGGCAGACGTGAAGTGGCGCCTGGCATGATACCTGATGATGACACCAGTGAAGGTCCCGAAATAAAACGACAAAAAATGGATATACCACCACTAGAGGCTGATGTTGTGCAACACAATATTGCATTCTTGCGTTCGAATTACAATAGCG ATACAGAAttgccaaaaacaaaactctacaCGTATGCTGGTCGTAACAACATAAGCATAGCGCAATATGAAACGCAACGCATTGATAAACTCTTCCGTGCCATTTGCACTTTCAACGGCAAACGGTATACGAGCTCATTTTgggagaaaaataaaaaacaggcCGAACAGGGTGCAGCACTGGTATGTTTACTTGACATTGGCGAAGTAACGGAAgatgatttaataaaaaatggtagCATATTACGGTGA
- the LOC120774718 gene encoding mRNA-capping enzyme: protein MSRNSKPGPIPNRWLNCPRKSEKLIAERFLAFKTPLSSAFDDQVPIECLFHPEMIFDYFKAIKLKLGLWIDLTNTTRFYNRQIVESRDAQYVKLQCRGHGETPSPEQTQSFIEIVDRFVNERPFETVGVHCTHGFNRTGFLIASYLVERLDYSIEAAIAIFAEARPPGIYKQDYINELFRRYEDDEDPLPAPTLPAWCLEYDDGDGNDANSYDSHKRKADDLNNVNGDEQEEYEEDDQTEDEPGASNGGGHKKKRRKELVIKNATFMSGVPGVVQVTDQPRLGDLQLKVQEMCGWKKSGFPGAQPVSMDKNNLKRLSEIPYRVSWKADGSRYMMLINKRDEIYFFDRNNTCFQVENITFVKAGNLGQHLENTLLDGEMVIDKLNGESIPRYLIYDIIKFSNYDIGSKPFYPERLTCIKKEIIEPRYEAITKGLINRPLEPFSIRNKEFWDIRQSASLLGEKFSKSLLHVPDGLIFQPSKQPYTAGVCKDVLKWKPSNMNSIDFRLKIKVESAPGMLTEKVGYLYVGGTTEYFSKMKYTKALKNLDNKIIECAINQKGEWEFMRERTDKTLPNSFNTANSVMESIRYPITQQGLLHFIANYGHRDDNDMMPPPQRQPHHTQHHHQHQHQQQQQRHSQPPVQQHQQPELQNHHQTVNRQQK from the exons ATGTCCCGAAATTCCAAGCCTGGACCGATACCAAATCGATGGCTGAATTGCCCACGAAAGAGCGAAAAATTAATTGCTGAAAGATTTCTGGCATTTAAAACACCATTAAGTAGTGCATTCGATGATCAAGTGCCAATTGAATGTCTCTTTCATCCTGAAATGATTTTTGACTATTTTAAAGCAATAAAG TTAAAGCTGGGCCTTTGGATTGATTTGACCAACACAACGCGTTTTTACAATCGTCAAATTGTTGAATCACGCGATGCTCAATATGTAAAGCTACAGTGTCGCGGCCATGGAGAAACACCTTCGCCAGAGCAAACCCAATCATTTATCGAAATTGTTGACCGCTTTGTCAATGAACGTCCTTTTGAAACTGTAGGCGTACATTGTACACATGGTTTCAATAGAACAGGATTTTTAATTGCTTCCTACTTAGTGGAAAGGCTGGATTACTCAATTGAAGCAGCAATAGCCATATTTGCAGAGGCACGTCCACCAGGAATTTACAAACAGGACTATATTAATGAGTTATTTCGTCGGTACGAAGATGATGAGGACCCTCTACCAGCGCCTACCCTACCAGCATGGTGTTTAGAATATGATGACGGTGATGGAAATGACGCAAACTCCTACGACTCGCATAAGCGTAAAGCAGACGACTTAAACAACGTCAATGGCGACGAACAAGAGGAGTACGAAGAAGATGATCAAACTGAAGATGAACCAGGCGCTTCTAATGGTGGTGGCCATAAAAAGAAGCGACGCAAAGAGTTGGTAATTAAAAATGCCACCTTCATGAGCGGTGTTCCAGGTGTAGTGCAAGTAACCGACCAACCAAGGTTGGGAGATTTACAGCTAAAGGTACAGGAAATGTGCGGTTGGAAGAAATCAGGTTTTCCTGGTGCGCAGCCCGTATCTATGGACAAGAATAATTTAAAACGTTTAAGCGAGATTCCATATCGTGTGTCGTGGAAGGCGGATGGCTCGCG GTACATGATGCTTATTAATAAACGTGATGAGATTTACTTTTTCGACAGGAACAATACTTGTTTCCAAGTCGAAAACATAACATTTGTCAAAGCTGGCAATTTAGGTCAACACTTAGAAAACACACTTTTAGATGGA GAAATGGTTATTGACAAACTCAATGGTGAATCTATTCCGCGCTACCTCATATAcgatataattaaattttccaattaTGACATTGGTTCGAAACCCTTCTATCCAGAGCGGCTGACTTGcatcaaaaaagaaattatag AACCACGCTATGAGGCTATCACCAAAGGACTGATCAATAGACCGTTGGAACCATTCAGCATTCGTAATAAAGAATTTTGGGACATTCGCCAATCTGCCTCTTTACTGGGTGAAAAGTTCTCAAAGTCGTTATTACATGTACCCGATGGTTTAATTTTTCAACCTTCAAAAcaa CCCTACACAGCTGGCGTGTGCAAGGACGTACTTAAATGGAAACCAAGTAATATGAACTCAATCGATTTTCGACTTAAAATAAAAGTGGAAAGTGCCCCGGG CATGTTAACTGAGAAAGTGGGCTACCTTTATGTCGGTGGCACAACAGAATATTTTTCCAAGATGAAATACACGAAAGCATTGAAGAATTTAGATAATAAGATCATTGAATGCGCCATAAATCAAAAGGGCGAATGGGAATTTATGCGCGAACGCACAGACAAAACACTTCCGAATAGTTTTAACACTGCCAACT CGGTTATGGAAAGTATTCGTTATCCGATAACTCAGCAAGGTTTACTGCACTTTATTGCCAACTATGGACATCGAGATGACAATGACATGATGCCACCACCACAGCGTCAGCCTCACCATACTCAACATCATCATCAGCACcagcaccagcagcagcagcagagaCATAGCCAGCCACCAGTGCAGCAACATCAACAACCAGAACTACAAAACCATCATCAAACCGTCAACCGTCAACAAAAATAG
- the LOC120773699 gene encoding protein penguin, with protein sequence MIKAKKRASENDTDGPIKKKSSKFEGGKAINKSVKGEDLTKAGKFAKKSNINFTANSKFPPKSVGKPGVNKFSGKPGANKFVGKFNGSGKFDKNAKGKKLIEKGSGAADGEKTDWRKFKQEKKELKLKRKQAKDSYEVSVEAKQIYEKLKCRRTEKKSELVEKLYNILNRGDVIKKLIMAHDTARIIQCMLKHSSPSLRDQLSEKLLPLVVEMCVSKYSHFCVLRMFKYGSPTIKSKIVDCFMGNVIRLAGHNISSKILDHAYHTVANPKQRIYLRQEFYGELYRQSKDDNVKTLADAYNDAIDMKLSILSAVKSNINHLANKQLVDNSLVHAVILEYLTVCEDDKIEETVSSFAPLIPLMLTTKDGTQAAIICFYKSTPKNRRAIIKTIKDHLIKISTHEHGHIFLIALVNCLDDTKATKKAIYDNLNPELKTLMENQWGRRVIEWFVVPADTNCFHPSFITSINDGLQYGKKDTDVRRKEIFEQIEEPLSTAISEDPKFWLSNRHIGLVTAEILKKLTQEHFEKASRALADVIVDTTWTVTVEVEGKAKNTKNIQDVEKIIAEATKVKKQKRLAAAADADEPQNDSSDDEVEEAKEPVAVVTARGIEESGLHIVLKKILKNDKERLSTNESAETFGSILVQKLNSDTLRDWLNVNRACFILLNVVEQNTEAVKSALKELLKPLSEVLKKEKGAGQKLLLNKMEF encoded by the exons ATGATTAAAGCTAAGAAACGTGCGTCGGAGAATGACACTGATGgtccaattaagaaaaaatccTCGAAATTCGAAGGAGGCaaagccataaataaatcggTAAAAGGGGAAGATTTGACCAAAGCAGGCAAATTTGCTAAAAAGTCTAACATAAACTTCACGGCAAATTCGAAATTTCCTCCAAAAAGTGTTGGCAAACCAGGTGTAAATAAATTCTCAGGAAAACCGGGTGCCAACAAATTCGTTGGAAAGTTTAATGGTTCCGGCAAATTTGATAAGAATGCTAAAGGTAAGAAGTTGATTGAAAAGGGGAGCGGAGCTGCCGATGGCGAAAAAACCGACTGGCGTAAATTCAAACAAGAAAAGAAGGAGCTGAAACTTAAACGCAAACAAGCCAAGGATTCTTATGAGGTGTCAGTGGAAGCtaaacaaatttatgaaaagcTGAAATG TCGTCgtacagaaaaaaaatctgAGCTCGTGGAAAAACTTTATAATATTCTGAATCGTGGCGATGTGATAAAGAAGTTAATAATGGCACACGATACGGCACGTATCATACAATGCATGTTAAAGCATTCTTCGCCTTCACTTCGAGATCAATTATCCGAG AAACTACTACCTCTGGTCGTCGAAATGTGTGTGTCTAAATATTCTCACTTTTGTGTATTAAGAATGTTCAAATATGGCTCACCtactataaaatcaaaaattgttgaTTGTTTTATGGGCAATGTAATACGTTTGGCTGGACACAATATATCTAGTAAAATTCTGGATCACGCCTACCACACTGTAGCAAACCCAAAACAACGCATTTATCTTCGCCAAGAATTTTATGGAGAACTGTATCGTCAATCAAAAGATGATAATGTAAAAACACTCGCTGATGCTTACAATGATGCAATCGATATGAAATTGTCCATACTGAGTGCTGTTAAATCCAACATCAACCATTTGGCCAACAAACAGTTAGTGGATAATTCTCTGGTGCACGCAGTCATTTTGGAATATTTAACAGTTTGTGAAGATGATAAAATAGAAGAAACCGTTAGTTCATTTGCGCCTCTAATACCACTCATGCTAACAACTAAGGATGGAACTCAAGCggcaataatttgtttttataaatccACTCCTAAAAATAGGCGG GCTATAATAAAAACCATCAAAGATCACTTGATAAAAATTAGTACACATGAACAtggtcatatttttttaatagcatTAGTAAACTGTCTTGATGACACAAAAGCAACTAAGAAAGCAATATACGACAATTTGAATCCCGAATTGAAAACTTTGATGGAAAATCAATGGGGTCGCCGTGTTATTGAATGGTTCGTTGTGCCTGCCGATACAAATTGCTTCCATCCCAGCTTCATTACAAGCATTAATGATGGATTGCAATATGGAAAAAAAGATACAGATGTTAGACGTAAAGAAATATTCGAACAGATCGAAGAGCCCCTATCTACAGCCATTTCTGAAGACCCGAAATTTTGGCTGTCTAATCGACATATAGGCCTCGTCACAGccgaaatattgaagaaat TAACCCAAGAGCACTTTGAGAAAGCTTCCAGAGCCCTCGCTGATGTTATTGTGGACACAACTTGGACTGTCACTGTAGAAGTGGAAGGAAAAgcgaaaaacacaaaaaacattcAGGATGTAGAGAAAATAATTGCAGAAGCAACCAAAGTGAAGAAACAAAAACGCTTGGCAGCTGCTGCTGACGCTGATGAGCCACAGAACGATTCATCGGATGATGAAGTAGAAGAGGCTAAAGAACCGGTCGCTGTGGTAACAGCGCGAGGCATTGAGGAATCTGGTCTgcatattgtattgaaaaagaTTCTCAAAAATGACAAAGAACGTTTGTCCACAAACGAGAGTGCAGAAACATTTGGGTCAATCCTCgttcaaaaactcaattctgATACG CTGCGAGATTGGTTGAATGTAAACCGGGCCtgctttatattattaaatgttgtcGAGCAAAATACTGAGGCTGTGAAATCGGCACTAAAAGAGCTCCTTAAGCCATTAAGCGAAGTGCTGAAGAAAGAAAAGGGTGCTGGGCAAAAGctattattgaataaaatggaattttaa
- the LOC120774972 gene encoding run domain Beclin-1-interacting and cysteine-rich domain-containing protein: MSKMSAYCVNINNVEMDLPVLLANLKKSCGLWFLNERHTSVTLNNENNFSSYENITTATVEILRHGLRINSGNTITAICNSAMGSSSENINLDSPAGFKKLVEDFEWVCRSAQIRDSFAADFSIEPASYGSSIKQTVGAPSVINDRGQYPIERFLRSWVLRNLQSNCLSVCLQVLVAEKELINTYYAEEAFLRNEAYSTALFICLSAVELNQYSLISQIDTKLYSPKSGMGSLTTTTKVKHRRTNSHPTFSISPPKNTNITKTTDIYKETNEEKNVTKNDLRKMTDFTNAALNVPAFLTFRKTKSLPTLQYKPHASFGLFLCVTPRPRSKTMAINSQNCLRKDNRQPFVKSDDFNAESTPANTPKMSNNNGSCYSNSTTNTTTTSSSLYSGSDFPDIELPSKNQQSQQQVFASTKLSQRSSSSTPTPSISSSNTAPARRIEFINCDDIKIWTDQAYEQTQIQQSDFSRGIPTTDPCTIPQGFEPQKAKSASPLGSFLCNLFSTPPTYTHWSISNQNDNRFVSSLDDTETNGFTAALSFPCNLKQPADNSKMSSGVFDAFMPVYGQKLRSRHSQSLFEDGVSTLDYKTSANESEMVRSVKTGAKLNETSKPLPKCEQSLTDFLETSQMSRNNTELEKENAHFRVSEAIISAIEHIKWDNSTEPEKKWRRRKEVSQSTTALTATDCLSTENTKSRIRKTDTPPDETSEYIPYAELNESCLDSLSAEVVGLSLISKFNDKHLPKVSELKWLVSEEDTPQQLLPMPDNSPTSNPDENVIQPLTRGTRYWAPPRQQIIFTDHPSTSRKELIQKQNNRCAGCGMRVSRQYISSFRYCTYLGKYHCTGCHRNQISPIPAKILHSWDFKCYPVSVFAYRLLDQMYTYPLFYVPDLNPALYINNKALLNARKKRVHLKFVKDFVKTCRFAVREQVYFESIPEHIANDADVWSLSDFIDVRNKSMQHSIDQLIDKCEHHIFNCVLCTARGFHCEYCQKDQVIYPWLKNVFRCDRCGSCFHLNCWKLTSNTCCRCQRISKRQEIAVT; the protein is encoded by the exons ATGAGCAAAATGTCAGCATATTGTGTGAACATTAACAATGTCGAGATGGATCTTCCTGTTCTGTtggccaatttaaaaaaatcttgtgGATTATGGTTCCTAAACGAACGACATACAAGTGTCACactaaataatgaaaacaacttCTCCTCATATGAAAACATAACAACAGCCACTGTGGAGATATTGCGTCATGGATTGCGTATAAATTCAGGGAATACCATAACG gcGATCTGTAACTCAGCAATGGGTTCATCTAGCGAAAATATTAACCTTGATAGTCCCGCCGGTTTTAAAAAGCTTGTGGAAGATTTTGAGTGGGTTTGTAGGTCGGCGCAGATTCGTGATTCATTTGCGGCGGATTTCTCTATTGAACCGGCGTCATATGGAAGTAGCATAAAACAAACCGTAGGTGCACCATCTGTAATTAATGACCGTGGGCAGTATCCCATTGAAAGATTTCTTCGTTCCTGGGTGCTACGTAATTTACAGTCGAATTGCTTAAGTGTCTGCTTGCAAGTTTTGGTTGCAGAAAAAGAATTGATCAATACATACTATGCAGAAGAAGCATTCCTACGAAATGAGGCGTATTCGACAgcgctttttatttgtttatcagCAGTGGAATTGAATCAATATAGTCTGATAAGTCAAATAGATACAAAGCTCTACAGTCCAAAATCCGGTATGGGATCCTTGACTACTACAACGAAAGTTAAGCACAGGCGGACCAATTCACATCCCACATTCTCAATATCTCCgcctaaaaatacaaatattacaaaGACTACTGACATATACAAGGAAACCAATGAGGAGAAAAACGTTACAAAAAACGATTTACGTAAAATG ACTGATTTTACAAATGCTGCATTGAACGTCCCTGCTTTCCTAACATTTCGTAAAACCAAAAGCCTTCCAACATTGCAATACAAACCCCACGCATCGTTCGGATTGTTTTTATGCGTAACGCCTAGACCACGTTCTAAAACAATGGCTATTAATTCGCAAAATTGTTTACGGAAAGATAATAGGCAGCCATTTGTCAAATCAGATGATTTTAATGCGGAGTCAACTCCTGCCAATACGCCAAAAATGAGTAATAACAACGGTTCCTGTTATTCTAATTCTACTACTAACACAACAACCACTTCAAGTTCATTATATTCTGGTAGCGATTTCCCTGACATTGAGCTGCCTTCGAAAAATCAgcaaagccaacagcaagtaTTTGCTTCGACGAAATTAAGCCAGCGATCTTCTTCCTCAACACCTACGCCTTCCATTTCTTCCTCTAATACTGCGCCTGCCCGTCGCATAGAATTCATTAATTGCGATGATATCAAAATCTGGACCGATCAGGCTTATGAACAAACTCAAATCCAACAAAGTGATTTTAGCCGGGGAATTCCAACAACCGATCCATGTACCATACCGCAAGGTTTTGAACCACAG AAAGCGAAAAGCGCAAGTCCTTTAGGCAGTTTTCTATGTAATCTGTTTAGCACACCTCCCACATATACCCATTGGTCCATATCTAATCAAAATGATAACCGTTTTGTTAGCAGTTTAGATGATACCGAAACTAATGGTTTTACTGCGGCATTATCCTTTCCatgtaatttgaagcaacctgcGGATAATTCGAAAATGTCGTCTGGTGTCTTCGATGCATTCATGCCTGTTTATGGGCAAAAGTTGCGTTCGCGACACTCCCAAAGCTTGTTTGAGGATGGTGTAAGTACGCTCGATTATAAAACATCAGCAAATGAATCGGAGATGGTTAGATCAGTAAAAACAGGTGCCAAATTAAATGAAACTTCGAAACCATTGCCAAAATGTGAACAATCGTTAACAGACTTTTTAGAAACTTCGCAAATGTCTCGAAATAACACTGAGTTGGAAAAAGAAAATGCACATTTTCGTGTATCGGAAGCGATAATCTCGGCAATCGAACATATAAAATGGGATAACAGCACCGAACCAGAGAAAAAATGGCGACGTAGAAAAG AAGTAAGTCAATCTACAACTGCCCTAACTGCCACAGATTGCTTGAGCACTGAAAATACAAAGAGTCGTATTCGTAAAACTGAT acTCCTCCCGATGAAACCAGCGAATATATTCCTTACGCAGAGTTAAATGAGAGTTGTTTAGATTCACTTTCTGCTGAAGTTGTTGGCCTCTCACTTATTTCCAAATTTAATGACAAACATCTGCCAAAAGTGTCGGAGTTGAAATGGCTGGTTTCCGAGGAAGATACTCCACAACAACTTTTGCCAATGCCGGATAATAGTCCTACCTCGAATCCCGATGAAAATGTGATACAACCACTTACACGTGGGACGCGTTATTGGGCGCCACCACGTCAACAAATTATCTTTACGGATCACCCCTCGACTAG TCGTAAGGAGTTGATACAAAAGCAGAACAACCGTTGCGCGGGCTGTGGAATGCGAGTTTCTCGGCAATATATCAGTAGTTTCCGCTATTGTACGTATCTTGGTAAATATCATTGCACCGGATGTCATCGCAATCAGATATCACCTATTCCcgcaaaaattttacattc TTGGGATTTCAAGTGTTATCCGGTTAGCGTTTTCGCCTATCGCTTATTGGATCAGATGTATACGTATCCACTGTTTTACGTGCCAGACTTAAATCCAGctctatacataaataataaagcgCTTTTAAATGCGCGAAAGAAACGTGTTCACTTGAAATTCGTTAAAGATTTTGTGAAGACTTGCCGCTTTGCAGTGAG agAGCAAGTTTACTTCGAAAGCATACCAGAGCATATTGCAAACGATGCGGATGTTTGGTCATTGTCCGATTTCATTGATGTGCGAAacaaaagtatgcaacactCAATTGATCAACTCATTGATAAATGCGAACATCATATTTTCAATTGTGTG CTTTGTACAGCCCGTGGATTCCACTGTGAGTATTGCCAAAAGGATCAAGTGATATATCCATGgctaaaaaatgtgtttcgttGTGATCGTTGCGGTTCTTGCTTCCATTTGAACTGCTGGAAGTTAACGTCCAATACGTGTTGTAGATGCCAAAGAATAAGCAAAAGACAAGAGATTGCGGTTACCTGA
- the LOC120773702 gene encoding putative peptidyl-prolyl cis-trans isomerase dodo → MSDTEKNIPEGWEVRKSRSTGLTYYLNIYTKESQWDLPSEPAKKESSGPSEVRCSHLLVKHKGSRRPSSWREENITRSKEEARAILDDYRKQIESGDTTLAALATKFSDCSSAKRGGDLGPFGKGQMQKAFEDAAFSLKVGQMSKIVDTDSGLHIILRTE, encoded by the exons ATGTCAGACACCGAGAAAAATATACCCGAAGGTTGGGAAGTGCGTAAAAGTCGGTCAACGG GATTgacttattatttaaatatttatacaaaagaaTCCCAGTGGGATTTACCGTCTGAGCCCGCAAAAAAGGAGTCGTCTGGTCCTAGTGAGGTGCGATGCTCCCATTTACTTGTTAAGCATAAAGGTAGTCGCCGTCCTAGTTCATGGCGCGAAGAAAATATTACGCGATCTAAGGAAGAAGCACGTGCGATTTTAGATGACTATCGCAAGCAGATTGAGTCTGGTGACACTACATTAGCCGCACTAGCAACTAAGTTCTCTGACTGCAGCTCCGCAAAACGTGGCGGAGATTTAGGTCCATTTGGCAAAG GTCAAATGCAAAAGGCATTTGAAGATGCAGCATTTAGTTTGAAGGTTGGACAAATGTCGAAAATTGTCGATACAGACTCCGGACTACATATAATCCTCCGTACGgaataa